TCCTGTTTGAGCTTCAGGACTGACTTCTTTTGGAGAATTTCATTGGCTATTTCAGGATTGAAACCTGGAATCTAAAAGCTGAAGCGGAAAGAAACTTCGAGATTTGATTCCTGCTAGTCATGTTTGAGCCTTGTGTAAAGGATTGAGCATTTGACTGACGATTTCAGGACTGAAACCTGGAAAGCTAATGCTAAAAAAGGTTCTAGAGGTTCCGGTCTTCCAAAATTCATAAATGTATTATGTTTATGATCTACAATTTCATTCCTGAGAGTATTTCGTTGACCATTTCGGGTTTGAAACCTGGAAAGCTAATGCTAAAAAAATATTCTTAAATTCTTCTTAAATtaattatgtttatgtttaataaGCAAGTTCAATCCTGATTATTCCATTGACTATTTCAGGTTTGAAACCTGGACTCTTAAAGCTAACGCTGCCTAACACTGACACTAAAAGACATGTGGGTGCAAATTTTGGATCCGATTCTGGAGGTTCCTGCTCAGTCCTAGTgatgtaaatatttaattaattaattacatccTAATAACTAATGATGTTTGGATTTCAATCCTGAGATCAGGTTACTTCTCTGAACAGAGTTACGGAATCTAAAAGCTAATATGCAGATGTAGTTTGGGGTCTTCACTTCACAGCAGTTCAGATTCCAGAAGCAGTCCAGGTTCCTAAGGATGTCCAACCTTTTCAACCCGTttgaaaatgtaatattttggaATCTGGTGTCAGTTCTACCCAAAAACGGAAACAGAATGTATTGTGGGGAGTGGGGTGgggagtggggtggggggtggggtggagggtGGGTTTTAGAGCTGCCATTTTTTCTCCACCTCCACGTTTAAGGGAGAAGAAAACCCTACTATCGGTTCCTTCTGGCTCAGCTTTTCAGCAGGTCTCCCAAGTCGTAGGTATCGAAAAAGTCCGACACTCCCTCTCCGTCCTCCAGCCCCCAGAGGTAGTCGTCGTGGTGGTCGAGGGGAGGCGAGAAGCTGACGAACGAGGGGTCAGGGGCGAAGGCCGTGCCAGGCAGCTGATCCTCAGTGATCTGGAGTAGGCTGGGAGGAAGACCCAGTATTCCCTCCACGTCCAGCAGGGTGGTGCCCTGAGTGCTGCTGTCCATCAGGGGCTGGGGTTTAGAGGGTGCGGCTAGGGAGAAGAACAACCAAAGATTTTTGGACAGCCTAGCTTTAGCAGATCACGCTAACCACTGTTCACTGTAATCATGTTAGTGTACGAGGTGTCCATGACGACCCCACCCGCTCACCTTCAGGGCACTGCTGCTGTTTGGGGGTGCACGGCGGATGTAGAATGTTGGTTTGGGTAGTGTGAAGGACCCCGTTGCTGAAGTCTCTTCTGGTGGCCTTCACTGGACTCACTTCCTCCAGACCCTCCTCTGGACACAGGTACACCTCGATAGCACCATTCCTGCTCTTTAGGTAGATCTGCATAGTTCCCTGCTGATGAGCAACGGCACAGGAGAATGAAGAGCAATGCAAAGacgttctgattggctctgaGCTGCGAGTGTTTAATACAGAGacgttctgattggctctgaGCTGCGAGTGTTTAATACAGAGAggttctgattggctctgaGCTGCGAGTGTTTAATACAGAGAGGTTCTGATTGGCTCTGGCTCTCACCTCAGTTGCTTCTGGTAGCTCTAGTTTGGTTCCTGAAGGAGCTTTGACCGCGATGACCGTCTGGTCCTGCAGACTTGATATACACCGGATGTCCTGATAGGTCACATATCCGAACGTGGGCGGAGTTAAGCATAAATAACTTGAATGAACTGGAATGGTCAGGTTTTGAGATGTTGTTCATTTGACTGTTACATATAATGGGCACACttgcacgtgcacacacacacacacacacacacacacacacacacacactctgaaagcCTGAAAGGATATCTCTGGTTGTCCTTGTTCTCGGTCAGTTCTCGGAGCTGGTTGTTGCTGGACTGGATGAGCTCATCCAAaactctctcctttctctctaaCTCGGCCAGTTCCCTCCGCAGGGCACTCGTCTGCTCCGAACCGCCTGCCGAGCCTTCAAACACACCActcaccctaacacacacacacacagtcaaaacaaaacactacagTACAACCCTTTCCTTTCTGTGCATTTCAAACACGTCggcccatgttctagataacagacTAATCAGACTTTTAAGCGCACTTACAGCCACTGGATGTTGTTTTTGGACTTCTTGCGGATGAGTTTGACCCCCTCCAGCACGTTGGTGATGTCGTAGATTCGTCTCTTCTGGACCTCCAGCACCTCAGTGGCCCAGTTCAGGTCAAGCACGCCGTCGGCCGACTCGCTCAGCAGGCCCACAAACTTCTTGGTCAGCAGGCCGAGGGAGGTGTCATACCGCGTGCGCTCGCCCGGAGACTTCGGCGCTGGTGGAGGAGAGGAAATAATGTATATAACTGACCCTACATTCATATAAAACTAACTCTATATATGGAACTATATATCATATACAGTATTCCTCCCTCAGAGCTCACTGGAGCATCACCTCAGAGAGTGAATTTACTGAAATTAGTACATTTTACTGTGAGTTACTGTGTATTTAACTGTATGAATATATATAGCTCAAATATATAGCTAAACTGTATATAATTAGGGACGCACAAGCGTGGAAATTCTGTCCCATTGTTGAGACTAAATTCACCTGGATCAACATTACAGAGAAATAGAACATTTATTAGTGTGAAACTCTATTACTACTAACTGTAGATgtgtaatactactactgctactactactactaataataatattaatattaatattaatattacaaaagCAAAATGAATTAgaatttaaaaatgattaatacTAATAGCAAAGATAACACTAATCCtaataatacacaatattacTTCACTAACTGAAAATATTAATCACTAAAAGTAAGCCTTAGACAAATATGTCTatgtattttctgcttctttAGAAATTATCTGAAGATTAATAACAGCTTTAACTCCAGCATTAAAGGTTCTAAAAACAAGGCTTTTCTAAATGGTTCTCACTCCTATGGCTAGGCGGTGTTCGCTTTGCCTTTGGGGTAGCAGCtgctaatactaatattaaataaaataatctagACAATTATGATAAACAATTACTAATAAtctttaataatgataataatatcaatattaaaTGTTAGCTACAATTTTAACAAGATTTCTTTAACTACAGGAATACAATTTGATTATTTAAGTCTATATATTAGAACTAAAGGTTCTACACTCtgatggagcagcattgctCTTATACAACAACTAGGTTCtggagaacgttctagaacaggGCTTTTACTAAAGGGTTCTCACTCTTTGGGCTGGCGAGTCTGGCGATGTTTGATTTGCTTTTGGGTGTTCGGAAACCCTGCAGATACAGAGGATCCTCCAAATCCAACCTCCGCTTAGCctgccgagagagagagagagagagagagagagagagacagagagagagacagagacagagagagacagagagagacagagagagagagagagtgagagagagacagagagagacagagagagagagagagtgagagagagacagagagagagagaggagtcaGGAGACATTTCAGTACTTCTATATAATTAAAGCTTGAGTTATGAAATTTGGGAATATTGCAGAATACAGAATCAGGTCCTATTGCTGCAGGTTATCCAGCatggtaatattaataactaGGGATGAACATGATACCAGAATCAGTACAATTGACAATGTATTCAAACTTCAGAAGACCAAAGTGTCGAGGTGGTGCTCGGTTACTACGCTAAAAATGGCGCTATGTTACACAATATATTTCTCTGTGATGAAGACCCCAGTGATCCGAGTCCCAGTTTGCTCCTATTACACAACGCTCATGTATCAGCGTCCAAGTAAAACACCGGATATCAGTGCTGGACGCCCCTATCAGGGCCAACCTACAGAACTCGGTTACGACACGGTGAAACTAGCTGTATATTAAAATGTCATGTACGCCGTCAGCACCATATTTGCTGACGTTCACACTCAAAGTGTCCTGCGTCACAAAGAACAGAAGGGCTGTGAAGAATGGCAGCATTATAGTGAAGGAGGCTACATCAACATAGCAGCAGGTAATACCAGCACACACCACCAGGTGTCGCCCTTGCAGTGCACAAGAGCTGAGCCGTTGAGCCTGATTTAGCTTAACACATATAACCTAAATAGAGGGCAAATTGTGtctggagtcacacacacacacacacacacacacacagatatatagTCTTAAGTGAGGTCTTAACGCTTATTAATTTGTAAATAAGAGAATTATCAGACTGGGACTGATCTCAACATCCAGCCATCAGTGTAAGAGCTGTGTTAGTGTAGTCCAGCTTCAGAGTACTGCTGTAAGGGGCTgtacttcactctctctctctcacacacacacacacacacacacatttgaaagTGGATTCTGGAGTGTGGGTCTATTTGTGTAGAATACACAGCTCTTCCTAAACGGCTCAGCACAACGACCACACTTAACAGCCCTCACAGCCCGGCCTTTACAACCCGGCAGGAAGCCCCGCCCCTCCTGACCCTGCTAACACTCCTGACCCATTCACATTCAAACCCACCGGAGACGGCTCGGAGCAGCCCGTCTGCTCGCTACGTCAGCGGCTAGTTCAGAGCGCCGTGTTGGCGAGATCCTGGCGATGCGGTGCGCATCCTACGATACTGGACTTACGATTCAGTATACTGTGATAGGATTTACACtgcaccccttgctgacacagatgtgcaaatgcacacacacagcttgtctagtagagaagtactaccaatagaataggactctctggagcagatcaacatcatgaccctattggctccatgctgcctaatgccaggcgtggactagaggggtataaagccccccagcattgaggagctgtggagcagtggaagaactgtgttctctggaatgatggtggtggagctccatccagtacttttgataggggtgaggtggggaggtgaggTCACTTCGGGACAGTGCGGTCAGTGAAGTCCATCACAGCGACTACACAACAGACCCTCAGGCCATTTCAGCTGCTGTTCATCGCCTTCTAACATTACTGAGCGCCAAGCGAGGAGAATCGCTGAGGTCGTTAAGGAACGAGATCCAACACATGCTGAGCTTCAAAAAGCTGCAGAACCCTGATCATACTGAGCCTGTAGACCAGATCTTAGCCCACAAGCCAGTCCACAAGTCTCCAGGGTTTAGAGCTTTAGTGGAGATTTAGAGCTTTAGAGCTTTTACTCAGTTTTATTGCTTCATTTTATCCAAGTCTGAAAACACATGGTTAAAAAATGACACTTTTAACTTAATTATTCAGTCATactcattattcattattcagtaattgATTCTAATGAAGAAACTATCATGAATTATTTGGTACATgtttgtcttgtggagtcccacagggttctgttctagggcctataaaactgatTAGTAATGACAGTGAGGAACTAAAGCCTGGGTTCACACACAGGCTCTAACGGGGTAAAGGTTTTAAGCATCACACCCCATATTATATTAAGCAGAGTGTTCAGCTCTTTTCATGTCATcctattctaaacccataggcattaatatggagccggtctccctttgcagctctaacagcagcaagATTCGATGATTAAGaggcgtccaaatacttgtgtCATTTAATGTGAAGACTTCTTTTCTCCACTTTTCGACGTTTTTCACTTttgccagttgttctttaaactGTGTCAGAATTCCAAAATGAATAGAGcagcagaaatgctccaaactgagACATGTTACATGTGcacacatggtgtgtgtgtgtgtgtgtgtgtgtgagagagagagagagagaatcagtaGAAGAAGGCTGGTATTATCCCTAAACCAAATGAGCTGATCCACCTGTCACTGACATCTGCAGCGAGAGCAGGTGGGAGAGGGAGGAAACCAGAGAGGTTTCTGTTTCTGCAGCTCTAAACTGCTCGCTCTCGCGCACTCTTTCTCTCGCACTTAGTTTAAAACTAAAAAGCACCAATCACGTCTTAGCTGACGGAGTAAAGTTGGTGTAAGGTTGGGGAAATAAAGTGAACTATGGTTTTAACAGGGTTTGGGGAAGTTGTCAGTGTGGTAACTCGGCCCAGCCCGATTCCTGGATTGCTGTGCAGCTGCGCTCGGGTTGTTGTCTCTGTGGGAAAGGAGAAGTGAAGACGTTTGCTAACAGAGTCACTGATCCACAATCAGTTTCCACATCAGACTTTACCCAACTCTGCCAACCGTCCCATCTGAGGCTGATAGGGTCAGCCGCTATCtcgaatgagcgtgtggatcatatgatcattatagagcattatagagcgccccctacgcttcctgtagtgtattacagtctgtcagaatgagcatgtggatcatatgatcattatagagcattatagagcgccccctacgcttcatgtagtgtattacagtctatcagaatgagcatgtggatcatatgaacattatagagcattatagagcgccccctacgcttcctgtagtgtattacagtctgtcagaatgagcgtgtggatcatatgaacatcatagagcattatagagcgccccctacgcttcctgtagtgtattacagtctgtcagaatgagcgtgtggatcatatgaacattatagagcattatagagcgccccctacgcttcctgtagtgtattacagtctgtcagaatgagcgtgtggatcatatgaacattatagagcattatagagcgccccctacgcttcctgtagtgtattacagtctgtcagaatgagcgtgtggatcatatgaacattatagagcattatagagcgccccctacgcttcctgtagtgtattacagtctgtcagagtgatgGTTTGAACCTTTGAATAAAACTACAGGCCGGTTGAAACCAACTGTGTGCTAGAACAAGAAAAAACCCTGATGTATAAAGGCTACAGGTCGTgggcgccacacacacacacacccagttgTGTATCTGAGAGGAAACGTGCAATGCTTTCCTCACACCCAAACCACAGAGAGATGAGTAAGCAGTGACAAAACGCAGAAAATTACCATCAAAGCTGAGAAAACAGGAGTGAAACTGGCTGAAACACCTTGGTCGTCTTTCAACACGGCAGGAAAGCCTCTGTTTCGTAACTCCGCAGAAAATGGACACGCGTTTAAATCACTGACCGCAGAGGTTACCATCACAGAAGCCTTCAAAGACCTGTCATTATTAACTGAACTGATCTGATATTCCACAGCATGTGGAACCTGCAGGTTCTAAGCAgctgtatttatatacacacacacaggtggtgGATAAGGGGGGCTACTGATAAtaaggctaatgctgctaataaTGAATGGTCACCACTTATAGTTAATTAAATGGCGTCATGCTATCAGACTGGATATCTGCACTGCATCTGATCTCCCCAAACACTGTGACCTTTCAGAACTCGTCTCAGAacgcctacacacacacacacacacacacacacacacacacacacacgctcctcAGCCACACCTTAAGACACACTCATCTGGGGACAGGTCCTCCAGTGTTAGGAGGGAAGAAAGTTGCAGCTCCTCAGACCTGCACCACAGCACAGCAGCTGTTTTAGGCTCACAGAAGGTGTTAGGCTGAAGGGGGCAGGGGCGGGGGCGGGTTGGCGTTAAAGGGGCAGTTAAAGGCCCATTCTGGGATAAGACGGACCTGAGCGTCTCGTCTCACACCCCGGAGTGCTGAAGATGGGGGGCTGGGGGGTTTCAGCAGGACAGATGTGTCTGAGCAGGACTGGGTCACGGGTCTGCACCGTATTGGAAATTCCAGCACACACCATTAACGTCTGAGACGGCGGGGACGTCCCACAATGCGACAGTTgagcagtacacacacacacacacactggagacGCACCGATACCAAACCTAGTCTGATGCTGATATCAGATACTGTTCACATGCATATGCTATGCGGGTTGCTACGCTGCTCCAAAttgttgctatgatgtttctAAGATGCTGCTATCCCATCCTGAGCTGGCCAGGCTCTTAAGGtgtcccatgtggttgctaggtgactGCTATTGTATCATGGTTGCTATGAAGTTAGTAGGCCATTGCTTTAGAATTCCGGGTGGTTGCTGTTGAGTTCAAATGGGTCataaggtgttgctaagatgttgctatggtatcccaaatgATTGCTAGACATTCACTGTTGTACCATGGCTGCTATGAGGATGCTAGACTGCTGCTATGGAATCCATGGTGGTCGCTGCGGGGCTGATTCCTGTGGTCTGCATGGGGTTGCTAaacagttgctatgctgttcaaAATGTCtgctgtggttgctatggtgttgttaaacCACTGCTGCGTTATCCCGTTATGGTGTCTAGGCGATTGCGAATGTATCATGGGTACTATGaggatgctatggtgttgttaagccATTGCTATGCCATCCCACGTGGTTGCTAGGCAatggctaggtggttgctgtggctcTGATATGGTGCTCCAAGTGGTGTTGCTAAACACTTTCCATGGTCTCCCATGTAGTTGCTATGAGATTGTTAGGCAGTTGATGTACTTTGCcaccaagtggttgctatggtgttgctaaacagttgctatggtatcccatgtagCGGCTGCAAATCATGAAGACATTAGAGTTGTGTTGGACTTTTTTAACTGTTGCTTTAAGACCCCCGCTCAGTCAGACAGAAACTAAGACAGTGATGGATCAGCATTTTCCCCTCCAGTGTGaggagtggtggtggttgtggtggaggagggggggggggggggggcagtatgTGGGTCAGACAAAAGGAAACATCTACAATCGAGGATCCACAGACTTCCTCTGGTCGCAGTACTGCTACAGAAATACTCTattacactgtaataacacaCAGCACCAGTTACACTTTCACACCCGTCTGATCAAATGCATGTTCATGTACTAATGTGTATACGTTTAGATTACTACTGCTTATGAACAGCTTATGTCAGTATTCAGATGCCGTATATCACCATAACGGTCCTTATACGCACTTCGTTCATGTGTGATTGCAGAGATCTGGTTCAGAAACCCCATATACTGTATTCAATCCATCATTATCATCAGTATGTATTTAATACACTATACTGTGTCCTCATTAGCTgtttataacactgttataaaTGCAAACAACTTCACAACACTCGAATAAGCACTGAATAATAGCCATTTAATAGCCATTTATTGACCCTATATGTTAAGATTTCTTTGTAATGAAGCTTTATAACAGCCTTATAAACGAAACAAAGCCAAAGCCTTGTCATTCAATCAGGCTATCTTTAGATTTCTGTCATTAACTATTCATGAACGCTTTTCACATGACACTCCAATAACACATCATTCAAAGCCTCTACTCAGTctagtaaatattaatataagctATATAAGCTGTGCTCGTTTTGAAACGTTATTCAGTGCTTATGAATGTGTTATGAAGTCCCTGTGTAGGCACCCTTCAAATAAGGCTCTACCCAATATGTGAATGAAGCTCCTGTGGACTGCTGTAAACCCAGATCTCCAGCTATGACCTGCCATGACCTCGACATACTCGCTGAGACAGGTCGGGCGGCCTCGAGCAGGTGTTTGGGGGGGTGATGAATAATGCAGCTGACGGGCTTCAGTAAAGCTGAGTAAACCAGTTTGGGAGTCACATGGGAATcaacaagtgtaaacacacgGGTCACTACGATAAAGAACAGACAGCAGGTGTACCCTCatttactctcacacacacacacacacacacacacacacacactcataaaccaATAGACGGGTCAATAACTCttgacctacaggtagctcctgGCCCTGTGAGTGTTTGGGAGTCCTCAGGCTGGTTGTGCTGGTTGTTCTATCGGGGGTCTAAAACTGGCCGTTGCTgggctgttgttgttggtcaCTAGGGTAAGACTCTTCTtcttgccaagtggttgctctggtattccaggtggttgctgtggtgttgctatgcagtttcTTTGGTATACCTAGTGTTTGCTGGGTTGCTTAAATGCAGGCGTTATTGCATTTTAGGTGGCTTCCAgagtgtctcaggtggttgcagTATAGTCGCTAAGGTATTCCTGGTGGTTGCCTGGGTGTCTCAAGTCATTTCAAACTTTCTTATATGTATTTACTAAACCCCCTACTGACTGACCACCTACCTATACACACATAGCTCAGagtccatacacacacacacacacacacacagctaaacaAGCTACTACAGGGTAAAAGGCATGacgtatacatatatacacagacagtatgtaatatatatgtgtgtatatatatatatatacacacacacacactgctacagtcagcagtttctctgtgtgtgtgtgtgtgtgtgtgtgtgtgtgtgtgtagtatgtaCTGATCCTGTATTTAGAGGATCTACACACTTACCGGGAGTCGTGTGTACGGGCTGCAGCTCCCCGAGCGCCCTCCATCCGTTCTGCCACCGCACGCGACCGCGAGCATCCCGACCCCGTGCCCTGCACACAGTGACTGACTAAAGCGAGGCTGCGCGAGCAGGAGAGACCCCCAaccaaaacaccaaaacaacaacaacagcagcagcagcagcagctcaggaGCAGGCGCGCGACGCAAACCTACAGCCGATAACTCCTATCGATAAGCCGCGAGCCGATGGTCTAATCGATATTCTCTCCCCAGACTGTAAAAACACCGCGCGGACGAGAAGGAGGTCTCGCGCTCCGGGTTCTTTGTTCAGGTTCTGCAGCAGAGGGCGCAAATCACCCCCCTCAACCCAAACtcccccaaaccccccaaacacacagcccTGCTCCTGCGCGCGCGCCCAAAGCTCCGCACCCggccctgtttgtttgtttacgcctttgtttgtttgtttgtttgtttgtttctgtctgtctttgtttgCTCGGCTTGTTTGCTCGCGCTCgcgctgctcctgctgctcgtCTCCGGCTGCTTTAGCGCCAAATTTACGTCCCGCGAAATTCAGATTCTCCCGCGGCTAAAGCCAGGCGCTGATTGGTCCGCTCCCCCGTGGGTATTTGCATAGAGCAGTTGCTCCGCCCTC
The Salminus brasiliensis chromosome 10, fSalBra1.hap2, whole genome shotgun sequence genome window above contains:
- the e2f2 gene encoding transcription factor E2F2 — its product is MLAVACGGRTDGGRSGSCSPYTRLPAKRRLDLEDPLYLQGFRTPKSKSNIARLASPKTPKSPGERTRYDTSLGLLTKKFVGLLSESADGVLDLNWATEVLEVQKRRIYDITNVLEGVKLIRKKSKNNIQWLVSGVFEGSAGGSEQTSALRRELAELERKERVLDELIQSSNNQLRELTENKDNQRFGYVTYQDIRCISSLQDQTVIAVKAPSGTKLELPEATEQGTMQIYLKSRNGAIEVYLCPEEGLEEVSPVKATRRDFSNGVLHTTQTNILHPPCTPKQQQCPEAAPSKPQPLMDSSTQGTTLLDVEGILGLPPSLLQITEDQLPGTAFAPDPSFVSFSPPLDHHDDYLWGLEDGEGVSDFFDTYDLGDLLKS